In the Portunus trituberculatus isolate SZX2019 chromosome 21, ASM1759143v1, whole genome shotgun sequence genome, one interval contains:
- the LOC123506870 gene encoding uncharacterized protein LOC123506870 isoform X2 translates to MVWVTLPRLSLPGLLVCVSPLLSSSRVCYEEFSEESGSVTTCSETRVAAAADDGEGDVTLDRPVVLTADGGRRRGKK, encoded by the exons ATGGTGTGGGTCACGCTGCCTCGCCTGTCGCTGCCTGGCCTGCTAGTGTGCGTCTCCCCTCTCCTGAGCTCCTCCAGAGTGTGTTACGAGGAGTTTTCTGAAG AGAGCGGCAGTGTAACCACCTGTTCAGAAACGAGAGTGGCGGCCGCGGCGGATGATGGCGAGGGTGACGTGACACTCGATCGCCCGGTGGTCCTGACTGCTGACGGCGGGCGGCGGAGAGG aaagaagtaa
- the LOC123506870 gene encoding uncharacterized protein LOC123506870 isoform X1: MVWVTLPRLSLPGLLVCVSPLLSSSRVCYEEFSEGRRGRMNGRSRSKSSGTVAGGRGGVVRVISLSFGGKRQMAGVPSLAAGFILVFFMVRAKDLFLMRP, encoded by the exons ATGGTGTGGGTCACGCTGCCTCGCCTGTCGCTGCCTGGCCTGCTAGTGTGCGTCTCCCCTCTCCTGAGCTCCTCCAGAGTGTGTTACGAGGAGTTTTCTGAAG GGAGACGTGGACGGATGAATGGAAGGAGTCGATCAAAGTCAAGCGGGACAGTGGCGGGGGGCCGAGGCGGGGTCGTCCGCGTCATCTCCCTGTCATTTGGCGGGAAAAGACAAATGGCGGGTGTCCCTTCGCTCGCTGCCGGATTTATcttggtgttttttatggtgAGAGCCAAGGACCTGTTCCTGATGAGACCGTGA